The DNA segment ATCTTTAGTACCAGTTCTCTCAACCGATACTAGTAAAGGGGGTtgtaaaccgggactaaaaatctttTCCCCTATAATGTATTGAGATGAGGGTAGCTCTCATGTGTTGGACTCTAATTTGATGGTATAAAAGTCGTAAGATTTTGAGGGAATTATTACAAATGCAGTAGTTTCATTGAGAGGGGAATATTTGCAGTATGCTAACCTGGTTTCAATCGAGCTCGCTAccactctctctttctcttgttGTGCCTTCACCCTTTGTTTTTCAGGCAAGCTCCACCTCCTCGCTCTACTTTGCTTTCTCTTTCTTACTTACCACAACTCTGACATCTCCTTTTTCCCATGCAACGATCAACATTTGGAGGTGAGTATGAACAACGTCACCAGGTAAGGAGGAGGGAGTGTATGTAGTGGAGGCTTGATCATACTACATTACCATGGTTGATtgctaattaggcttaaaatatttgattattaGCATGGGTCCTCCAAAGAATGGAGGGGTTTAGATGTACTACCTTTAGGTTCAATGTGTTGGTTGATCTCGGGAGTCTTGTGATGATGTGGTCCACCCTGCTCACCTATGCATGTACATTGCCAACCACCCGTGCCACAATCGGAGGCGTACCGATTTCTATTTGGAACATGTCCCCGAGTCCACATCGCTATATAAAACCAGGAAGTCCGGTCTTGTGCAAAAGGTATAGCCCTCCCCCGATAAACCATAATGGTCCCGACGCTAAGAAGTGTTGGAAGGACCTAAAGGAGCATTCCTGGCCTGAGTAGGTGACTCCTGGAGGGACGCTGACATCCACAAAATAATCACTGGCAACAATGACTGTGCCATCAAACTGACCTCGTACATATGACTACTGCTATCACTGCATTGACATAACAAAAGGAGAAATTTTGATTGGGCATCAAGGACATTCATGGCTTCTTCCTGATCCTATCAATTTATCACCTCATTCCACATTATAATAAGATGGTTATAATTAGATTTGAGTATTACATCATCTAGCATTAGGCCCTAACACGACGGATCTAATTACTCTTGGCACTATAGGGTAGGGTTTTCTTACTATTTCTACATTAACCAAGCCTAGCTATAGCCGAGGTACAACAATAACAAGGGCTCAACAACCTCACTaagttaaaaatataataataacaaatatattttgatattctttttttctttttaacactTCTTGTTGCGATGTAAATAGCTTACCATCGGGGTATGGTTACCCCTCCTCCAATAAGGTAAACCCTACTTATAGAAGATTTAGATGTTCCTTTGAGGGCCCATGATATCCATGGTATCTTCTtcatttgtcttaaaatataattatttttagctaCAGATCTAAGGAAAGATAGTAATATTTGAAACATAGGGAATAGTGTTTTTCTTAGACGCATgggacgggggggggggggggggggggtaggggACAATCCTTCAATACACGAGAGAGACGGTTTTCATGGGCCAGCAATACCGAGGACGTCAACAACAATTTGTTGCACATCATTGAATGGATACACTAATTCGAAAAGTAGGTCGTACTATATGTATTAACTTGGAGTATAATCAAATGAAACGATTTCACATTAGTCgatctttagaaaaaaaaactatataggAGTATTTCATATGGAAGAAAGTGTTGATCAAACAGATTGAAGAGCTTCTGATCACTGTTACACTGTGATCCAATCAGTGGGTGATAATTGACCATCTAAGAGCAGAACTTGGGCTTTatgcacccaaaaaaaaaaactccatttcGTACCAGCAACAAAGGCTGGTAAAACTTTCCTCTTTCATATCAATCAAATCGATAATCTTTGagcaattctctgttttacctCGAGCTTGATGACACAGCACCACCAAACCAATCGACATGGCTGGCTAGATAAACGCGTTGTTTGTGGAAAAAGAGCAGAACGGTTCAGCGAACACAAGCCCAAAGAGAATCCATCAATCCGATTCGGAGCTAGGCTATGCCCCACTGTCCTCCTTTTCGAAGCCAGCTATGCTCCACTTCAGATACGTGGACAGCAACGTGTGCAAGGACACGTGTCAGGCTATCGtgaacggataattcctcgcggcTAATATTTAACGAGCTAGGAGATGTTGTCGTTGATCTCTGCGGAATAGGTTGGATTAGGTTCAGTGCCAAGAAAAAGGTTTAATTTAAACAACAAGTTAAAACAACTACTAGTCGGCATTCGTTGTGTGGTATCTTGTGATGTCAGACTGATCGGTTTCCCTTGAGACATTTTATTTAGATGTCATTTTCATGAAAACTAAAAGATGGAAAGCGAGGTCCTATCACTCTGTCTCAACAACAAGCTCTGTGTGCTGCAGTGTCATTCCAGGAAGGAGCAGAAAGGCAAAGGATAATGAgggaaatttaaaattagaaaaaaaaaagagagacaagAGATTGTGCcaaaaagaaaggaaacaaaaggaaaagagattgAGAGTGCTAGCTGATGCTACAGGCCTACAGCCTCCAGAGGAAGCAGCATTTACACTGCCCCAGTAGTCCACTCAAAACTAAAACGGTCAAGGCTCCTTGCTTATAAATAGCCTTCCCCCCTTGCAGTTTGACAACAGCACATACCATTGCAAGAAACCCTTCACATCTTACTGAAACAGCTACTACTCCTGCTAGctagctcaagctcaagctcaatCTCAAGCTCTTTCCACTAAGCTCCGTGTGTCTAGCTCATCAATacctggctagctagctagttgctTGATCGATATATATCCTAGCTAAGTGATGGACTTCGACTTGTTCAATTCCTACCCGGAATCGCAGCTTGACCTGATGAGCACGATGCTTCAGCTGGAGCAGCTCACTGCGCTCAGTGACCAGTCGCTGTTCatggcggcgccgacgtcgccgccggtaTCACCCATGGGGACCCCTTCTCCCCAGTTCTCACCACCGCCGCAGATGtcggtcaccaccaccaccgccggtggCGGTTACCAGGATCAGTATAACTCCATGCCGGCAACGTACGGCGCCGGTGCGGGCGTGCACCAGCTGGACTTCGCGATGTCGTCACCGGGCTCCGACTCCGGCGCGCCGCagggctcgtcgtcgtcgtcctcgtcggagGCGATGCGGGAGATGATCTTCCACATCGCGGCGCTGCAGCCGGTGGAGATCGACCCGGAGGCCGTGCGGCCGCCGAAGCGGCGCAACGTGCGCATCTCCAAGGACCCGCagagcgtggcggcgcggctgcggcgggagcGCATCAGCGAGCGCATCCGCATCCTGCAGCGGCTCGTCCCGGGCGGCACCAAGATGGACACCGCCTCCATGCTCGACGAGGCCATCCACTACGTCAAGTTCCTCAAGTCCCAGGTGCAGTCCctcgagcgcgccgccgccgccaccggcgccgccgcccaccgcgccgccgcattcGGCGCCGCCTACCCAGCTGCCTTACCCATGCAGCACCACGCTCCGTGGTAGCTGCACGCTACTAGCTCCCACATGGATAGATGGTGATGAGACAATCGTTTCCCATTACTATCGCGTCTCACATgcttgtcgccgtcgtcgtcgtcgatcgatcAATCACCACTCTGCTGCTGCAGCATGCATGATCACATGCATGTGTAAATTAGTAGTACAAGATGTAGGAGACTACCTGATTACTAGTACCATTTATTATTGCTGTTGTTACCGCATGCTAGCTCGTACGTACGTGGCTGCTCCGAGCTTTTGTTGGACTCGCAGCCCGTACGTGCATGCGCGTTTCATTCGACCGTAGGcttgtactgtactgtacacATTTCCTTCTATTCTACCCCCCTGTTCAATGCAGTACGTTTCCCGTACCTCATCACAGTGTCATCTATCTTCAGTTACGTTTCGTTCTCATGCATCAAATTCTCACGAGAACAAAGCAGGACACACACGTACACACAGTACGTCCTTGCCGGCGTACGGCACAACCGACCTTGCAATTAAAACGGCCAATTAAGTTGACCGCTCACCAATGGCAGTGTGGACGACTGCACGCACAGATCGTACTTGCCGTGCCTTTGCCTCTCAACAATCTGCATTTCCTGCATCCCAGTACTCTTTGATCCTCCTCGTCACGTCCATGCATGGCCATCGGCTTGGCTGGCTACCTCGTCGTACCATGCGTACTCGATCTGTTGCTCCGTACGTAACACTGCCTGTCACAGAACACGTGCCGGTTCACACAATCACACTGAGCCAGCAGTAATGAGTCGGTAGTAATAGGATTTTCTGTGGTATAGCAATGGCTCGGTAGTGATAGGCTTTTCTGTGGTATATGTACGTACACCTGCAACGGTAAATAGCTTGCAAGAAGAGCTCGTAGCCGCAGCACTTCAGACCGGCCGAGCGGCCGAATCATACCGGCCGCGCGGCAGGTGCGCAACCGTTTGTGTCGGGGCGCATCGGTTTCCTGCATGTGGCAGTGTCGTCCATGCAGCAGTGCGCCACCGGCCAAGAATACGCGGAAACAGTGGCCAGTGGGGCGCCCGCTCgcctagctagctcgatcggcAAAGGAGAAGATCGATCGAGCTAggtagttgttgttgttgttccgAAACCGTTGCAGAATTATGATCGATCTGGAGGCCGCATGCAGTGGGTTGGTGTCGTTGGTCCAGTGGTCCATCGTAGATCGGCGTTCTCTGCGCCGTTGGATCGTAGCATATtattgatgcgaaaaacatACACTAGTCTGGAAGATCTACTTAACTTCTGTGTAAGTCCAAAATTTTGCTTTTAgtttcgtgagcgtgccagttgatttgatcctgcaatcaacaagaataaaaGGCAAGAAACCTGGTTCATATCTTCGAATCTAACTCTTTGTCGAATCCATTTTGATTTCAATACCGAATCTGGTTCATATCTTATTAAATTTAGTCGTTAACACATATGTATGTTATTATGGTCCTTCCATGGACCGGGCATTCCTAGAAGCATCACATATTATGATATATCTGTCGCCGCTGATCGTACAGCTAGTGGGATTTGTGAATGATCAATAATTGATGATCTTGTTTGTTTGTAGTAGTACGTACTTTGTACTGATTTGTTTATGACCTAACAAAGTTTCAACTTTGCATTCATTAAGTCAACCAAAACTGATCGATTAACTATTTCTGGGTGCACCAGAACAAAATTCTACTAGAAGAGAAGCTATTGAGGCAAAGAAATTAGCAACTACTACTAGTTAGAAGGCAGAGGTTTGGTTTACAAAACAGAGACGGTTTTCCAGAGCATTATCGTTTCCGTTAACATTACCGAACACATAAATTAAGGATATGCAGATCTGTAGATTCAGTCAGCAGCAAACCATGCATGCTCCAGGACCACCAGATACGAAATCTCATCCAGAAACTGTAATCTCATCCATGAATTCCCCTATCTATAGCTAGCCGCTTTCTCTTCCATGTCGTTTTCACGACACATACTGTAGTTTTTTCCGCGCGAAAGCACCAACAGAGGACAGGCCGACCATCCTATATATCTCGCCTTTCAACTGACGACGTTGAAATCTCCTCTGATAAATTAGACTGAACTCGGTACACACTTCACGCGTACAGGACACGTACAGGATCACACGCGAAGCAGAAAGGTTTACAGTGGTTAATTAACGTGAAAAGCTAATAGTTGAACCTGAAAAAGTAGATAAGTAAAGTTAACCTGTCGTTTTATATAGCACAGCATTGATCGGTTCGGTCCAAGAATAAAGCTGCCGGCTCGCTGATTCGGATTTCATTCACGTACGATGAACAAAAGTGGCACTAGCAAAGCTCACTGATTAACGAAAACGCTCGCTGCAGATCTAGACATATCCGCATCTTTCCGATCGATTGATCGAGTAATGCGTACGTCCATGGTTCACGGCCACGAGCCGATTGGGATCGAATTTGCTCCATGACCCACGCAAGATATCTCACCGGCCGGCCGTCGTGAATCCTGTGTACGCAGCGGCGGGGGGAATAGATATGCTCGCTGAGATCGTCGTAGTCAGCGCATCAACCTGTCGGCAACAGCGGCAGATCGGCAAAATCAACAACTCCCAATTAACCTCGCGCTCGATCGCTCATGGCTTCAGCTGATCGACAGCAACCGCTCGCCGCGACGGATCGAACTGACCGGTCGAGGTCAAGATTAATTAATCGAAACCGGTACAAAAAAACGGCCGCAGATCGGCACACGGTCACCGGCCGTCGCCCGGTCGCCGCCACGTGCCTGGGCGCGGCCGCTGGATGTGCGCCACgttcggcggcgcggccggtgggCCGTCGCgctccgtcgccgtcggcgtcgccacGCGTCGCGCCGCGGGAGGGTCGGGCCGGGAATAGGATTCGCGGGAGATCTCTTCGCGCGATCGAGTCAGGTCAGGTGCATGCATGATCGGTGCATCCCTCCTGGGCGAAATGAATTGGCGcgagctgaggaggaggagatcagcagcaggaggaggccgTGTTGGAGCGGCGACTAACAACAGCAACAGCGACGTCGCCGTCATCGTCACGCGCGCGCCAATGGGATGTCAGCACCAGGCCGGCTCGGCAATAGGCCTATAGCTGGACGGCGCCATATCTCGCCGTACTCCCAACTGAAGTGCGGATCGGCTTGGCTATCTACTCGATTTTGATTAGCACATTTTCTAAATTGTTTAAATGACGTATTTTGtattttgtataaatttttttatatcgaagatgttttataaaattatacttTCTTCGTATTTTAATGAATGACGTCGTTGATTGTTTTATCAATGTTTAACATTCATcttatttacaaatataaaaaaaatatttaaaacaacacttaatgataaatcaaatcactgtaaaataaataataataacatatatttttaaataaaataaatagtcaaacattggtaaaaaaaatcaacggtgtcatacattaaaatataaagggagtaataattaatactcaagtAGTTATATGTTATGTTTTTGGTTTCGCATGCAAGTATGTAACTAATCAGTTGTTTCTTGTCTTTATTTAGAACAGGCCATGAACCTCCTGAATCTGATTGTGATCTCGCTCTCGGTGTCCCCGGCCCGCGGCTGATCCTTCCTCGCTGGTTCGAACTTTTGGACGCTGGTTTTATTTTCTTATGGTTTCCGTTAATTGTTTAGATTTTCTTTGCCTTTAATTTGTCGAGTCCTCTCCGGACAATTCATCCAGCCAATGGGGCTGCGGCACGCGTCCGTGAAAAACCCGTCCTCTTGAAAAGGAAACGTAACTTTATGTCTTTTTGGTTCATATATCCTCATACCCTGATTATGTCTCCCTACCTATATGCATAATTGCATATCCGTCCGGACTCTGTTTCTTAATGTTGGTgcacttcttctttttttcttttttttttctgacattgGGCTGGTTTAAGTCGTTGAGGGTACAATGAATAAATCTTCTTTTTAGATTTGGCACATAAAGACTTTCAAAAGAGTTATCTAGCAATCTTCCATGCATGGATGTTGTTTACCGTTAAAGCAACACAGAGTCTAAAATCTCTTCAAAACAAAAATCTAAAATTCATATTACGCATACACAATTtcgtttttttaagaaaaagtcaGATATTTATCACTGGTCTTCATCTTTTTAAGATTGTATTAGGGGGCATATCATGTATTCGTGGGTGTTCCGTGTGTGAGTGTGCGTTTTTCATTCCGTTAAGTCACAAAACAAATCATTTTTCTCTCAAAATCAAATTACTTTTCTTTATAGAAATTGTACAATAGTTTAATAGTTTATGTTTACACGAAACGATCGAATAAAATCGTTATTGGTCCAAGCAAGGCCAGGAGAAGGACATAGAGAGAAACTCACGACAAGGAACAAACATGTCAAATCAAGCTCTGGTGGTGTGCTCGCGACGGCTGTCTGATTTGGAATATGTGGTGGTTTAGAAATTGAGAGAGGGATAACATGTGGGGAATTGTATACATCGGCTAGCTTAAGCACATATAGTTTTCTGATCCAAATAATGCCTCCCCTTTTAAGTGCCCTTTCATGATCATTTTTGTGGGGGCCCCTGGCCCTGATTTGGGCCTGTGCACCAACCCTTCGTTTGAAGTGTTTTAAGAGAGGAAGGCTGGTGGATGCTGCTGCGTCCAAGAAAGAAATATGTTGGGCAGGATGCATGCACCTTAACCACTTCCTCTTGGAAATGGACCTGTAGAAGAGCACAAGGGAGCATGACGTCTTAGTCCTGTAGCTCTGTAGCCTGTAGGACAGACCAGCGACATGGTCAAATGTAATGCTCATAACTACTAATTAATCACCAcggtaaaaaaaaggaagaaaataaggGGGTGTTGGGAACTagagactaaatttagtccctctcagGGACTTATGCTTTTgcgagagggactaaagtttagccccactttagttcctccaaccaaacaccacctaaggcATCAATGTGTTTATGACACGACCAAACATTCTTGTCGGACATAATATATCTTTCGAAGGATATCTCATTAAAGTCAATGAGAAATTATGTTTTGAACATGTATTTGTACTGCATGTGGACGTTCGGAGTAATACATGCAGTATGCATATATCTCAAATCCAGCTGGCAACGTCATATCTGAATATAATCCAATCATCTTCACGGCTTATGCGCTAGGTGACCACACCACAGGTTACTATCTCGATCGTGAACATTATTCTTTTCCCAGAACCATATCGATCATGACGATCTGGTTAGGATCATTCCGGCCAGTTTCTGATCATTTCCTCATCACCaatgatgcatcatgcatgaacCAAATCCGACGCAACTCCACTAACCTAGAAAATTAACACAATCCCTGGATGTAGTAAAGAAGGAAAAGACTATATATAGCCTTATCGGTTTGCCCTATATCATATCAGTCGCTGCcaaaacttaaatttaaaattttaatatcgATATTAATTTTAGATAATTTTTCAAGTAGTATCTTTTTCAACATTAAttagcttttaagtcgctaaagataaatatattttttttcttaatttttttaagtagctactccatccatattaataatatttatcgttttagATAAGGACATGATCttcaaaaaataactttgactACTATTTTGTATTACAATATGTATAAAactatcaacaaatatatgattttattaaaacttttttaagactaatatatacatatggtcTCCATATTTGtataacaaatattttagatGATATTTACagttaaagtttttaaagtttaactaaAATCTAATTcgaaacaacaagtattattaATCTGAAGGGGTAATAAGTCATTTGACATATAATCCGCTCTTGGCCGTACTAACAGATACCGAAGCAGATCAtcttcttcttaaaaaaaagaagaagcaattCATCTAGGAGTAGGGCAGGATTTATTCACGTTGCGAACGCAGTCATGTGGTGTGCACCAGCGTACCCGGATGTGCCTGCCTCGGGAcacaaatttattttctgccGGGCTACAGGGGCTCGCGCCGGGGCGGGTGCAGTGTTGCTGCCCGACCAAGCGAGAGGGCCACATGCATGGGCCGGCCAAGCTAGCTAGTTTGCTCGCTCGATCGCTCTATCCCTATAGCCTGGGGcctgggcgcgcggcggccggcggctaaGTGCTCTCCGCGTCTCCGCCGGCCGGCCCCCCCTGCTCCGTACGTAAGTacccgcgacgacgacgacagcaagccgacgacgacgagagacAAGCAACGAGGGGTTGCAGCGCAGGCGGTGGCAGCCTGCATCGCATTGCTGCAGCGGCCGGCGCATGCAGGAGAGTACGTACGTAGGGCCGGGCGTCGCGGCGTACTACGTACTAACGTTGTTTTGAGCTCGATCCGGTTGTTGGGAACTTAGGTGCGGGGCATTCATTGCCGAAACATGCGTGATGCAGGCGGGAAGCTGCAGTGCGATGCGGTGCAGTACGCAGAGTGACCGGTACTACCGACGGTTGGGCTTGGGGGTGGTCGTACTTGTACGGTCATGTCTGGCAGACGCGGCTAGCTATGGGCGGCGGCTAACCTGGCCATCCTGACTTCTGTGCTTTGGCGGTTTGGCCACGGCGTCACGCTATAATGTTTGTTTGGCTCAGGGGAGGAAGGAATAGCGTTCAGAGTAGATGTGATTTGAATTTCTCTTGTGTGGCTCCAAACTCTAACACGTAAAACTTAGGAGCAGTTTAAGAACTGATAGCTTGTGGAACAAAATGATTCCTCtccttctttgtttttttatatgtgaGCTCATGTACATATGCATACACTCACCCATGTAAACATAAACATTCACACCCTATCATACAAACACACATCCGATAAACTGAACCGAAATATCTTACAATTGACTAAGTTAATGCAGACAATTGttaattggattattcatgcCACGCTTTGGAATGTGtgatttctctaaaaaaatagtatttcttatatttcttttttattatatttttggcTTTATAGTAATACATGCAATATTCAATTAATCTACTGGATAATTAGATAATCCAGTTCTGTTGAGTCCCTCGGCCGAATAGGTTTCTTGAAATGAAATTGCTAAAACAGGCATGTCCAAGTTCGAGGCCCATCATTACATTGTGTTCTCTCCTTAAAGCCCACCCGCACAAAATCACTCTGACAGATCGATACATGCTTCACACACATTTCAGCCCAACTTCAGCcatcaaacatatgagaaaaagttcATTTTGACTTCTTCAACTGTCAGCTGAGTTTGTTCTGCATCCTCAACTATAAAATCAGATATATAATCTTACCCAAATATTAAAACCGGATCAAATTGCCTCCTTCAGGGTTATAACCTAGCTTGGTAGCCACATACTCCCCTTCGTAGGCTAGCGCCATCTTGTGCAGATATGGTGCGCACAGCAGCTGCGATGGCATGGCCGGCTGTCGTGGATTTGATTGCTCGAGAACGCTAGGAGTCAACGCGAACTTGTTGCCGAGCGCCACCTCCACTAAGTTAGAACTCTCCCACTCGTCGTCCTTGCCCTAGGCCTCCACCCCGCTGCACTGCGCCATCGACGCCTCTCCTGTCTATGAGGTTGCATCTGCCTCTTGCTCCTTTTTCATCGATCGTTGCCCCTGCAGACCAatagaggggggagagagagagagagagagagaagaaaaagtgGTCATTAACATGTGGATCTCATGTGGGTgttactatattaattaatttgtttagctGATATTAATACCGGATAGATGCCACGTTAGACGAAGACAAAATCAATTTGATTAgtcaaaaaataacaaaatcaaTTTGACGGGTAGGcaccacgtaggataaaatcgTCCTCTAAACTACTAGAGGAGTCAAATTGAATCGGTTTGAATAGATGAGGGACTCATATACCTGATTTCACGATTGAGAAACATGGATAAGATTCGGCCAATAATTGAGGGTGTTAAAATGAGCTGTTTACAATATATGAACTAGCTGCCTCCTCTATCGGCCTATGCTAAGGTCCATAACTACCCCTTGCCTTCTTTCGGCCCATCAAGCCCAATAACGCACACATACCGCCGATCCAAATTCCAAACCGACTTCGCCTCCGAGAAGCCCTCACCTCCACACTTCTTCCCCCACGCGTGACGCGTCCAACCCGATCTCTATTCTCTAGcttccccaaatccccaatccGACCTAAGCCGGCGATCCGCCGCCATGGGTCGCACGGAGGGCCGCCTCGCGTCCGTGGTGCACCTCCCCGGCCGCTCCAGGGTctccgcctcgccctcccctcgccgccgccgctccccgtccCGGTCGCCCTCCCcgcgccgcaaccgccgccgcgaccgGTCGCCTAGCCCCTACCGCAGCCGCAGGGAC comes from the Oryza glaberrima chromosome 9, OglaRS2, whole genome shotgun sequence genome and includes:
- the LOC127784904 gene encoding transcription factor HEC2-like; its protein translation is MDFDLFNSYPESQLDLMSTMLQLEQLTALSDQSLFMAAPTSPPVSPMGTPSPQFSPPPQMSVTTTTAGGGYQDQYNSMPATYGAGAGVHQLDFAMSSPGSDSGAPQGSSSSSSSEAMREMIFHIAALQPVEIDPEAVRPPKRRNVRISKDPQSVAARLRRERISERIRILQRLVPGGTKMDTASMLDEAIHYVKFLKSQVQSLERAAAATGAAAHRAAAFGAAYPAALPMQHHAPW